In the Terriglobia bacterium genome, CCCCCGACTCGCGACTCGCCACTGCTAGCCAGTGACCGCTCGCGTCAGATATACTCCTCGATTGGCCCTAGCATTATTCTCTCGACTGAGGAGCTGTAGATCATTTCATGCCGAAGCGCACGTTCCAGCCCAACCGGCGTCGCCGCTCCAAGACGCACGGATTTCGTAGCCGGATGAAAACCAAGAGCGGACAAGCGGTGCTCTCGCGCCGGCGCGCCAAGGGTCGCAAGCGTGTCTCGGTGAAGCCCGGATTCCGGGAGTAGCGCGGCATCCTGCCGCCTCATGTCGCGGTGAAAGCCCTGTCCCATTCTTCCGCATCACGCGCCGAAACTTCTTTGTTCGAAGCCGTGCGCAGGTGTGCGCCGCCGGACCGGGAAGATGGGGCACGGGATGAAAGTGTGGCACGGGTCTCTGACCCGTGTTCTTCCGCCCAGGCTTTTCGCCGCATGAGTCGCAAGCTTGCGCCGCGGTTTCCCAAGGCTTCGAAGCTGTTGCGCCACGCGGATTTTCAACGGGTGTACAAGCAGGGCCGCCGCCATTTCGCCGCCCACATGACGGTGTTCTACCTGCGCCGTGAAGAGGATGACGGCGCTGGGCCGCGCGTCGGCTTCACCGTCGGCCGCGTGCTCGGCGGCGCCGTCCAGCGCAATCGCATCAAGCGCCGCTTGCGCGAGGCGGTGCGGCACCATCTGGCATCGCTGGCGCTGGCGGTTGACGTGGTCATCAACCCCAAGAAGTCGGCCCTGGTGGCGGAGTTTTCCGTTTTGCACGACGAGGTCGCGCGCGCTTTCGAAGTAATTGCCGGCCGGGAATCGCGCGCCTGAAATGATTTTGAAATCGTTGGCTCAAATTGTTTTGGTGCCCCACACCTGCCCGCTTTTGGCAGATGTGGGTCTCGGTACTCGGTACTAAGTACTCGGTACTCCTGACATGAAGCGCGCACTGTTGCTGACAATCCGGCTCTACCAGCGGCTCCTCTCGCCGTTGCTGCTGCCGGCGTGCCGCTATGTGCCCACCTGCTCGCAATACGCCCACGAAGCCGTCGCACGTCACGGCTCTGCAAAAGGCGCGATGCTTGCCGCCTGGCGCCTGCTCCGTTGTCACCCGTTTTCACGCGGCGGCTACGATCCCGTACCGCCGGATGCGACGTTGCATGACCCGGCATTCATAACGCGACTGAATGTTGCGACACGGTTTGCATTTCTGAATGATGCGACACACGCATTCCGTGCACGACGCGACACACGCATCCCGGAGGGATGCAATGACAATAGCCCGGCACTTCAGTGCCGGGTTGCTGGCACCATCCGGCCCCAAGTCCCGTAGGGACGACTGAAAATTTGGATCGGAAATCATTTGAACGGAAACATGCAAAACCCGCAGCAGGATCCCGGCATGGAGCGCCGTCTCCTGCTCGTCTTCGTCCTCACCTTCGCCGTCCTGCTGATCTCGCAGCCGCTGCTGATGAAGTACCTCAAGCCGCAGCAGCCTGCGCCCGAGCAGAAGCCGGCCGTCACCCAGCCCGCCGCCACCCCTGCGCCGGCGCCTCCCGCCGCGGCGCCGGCTGCCAAGGCCAAGGCCAAGGCCAAGCCTGCCGCACCGGCTGCCACCCGTCAGGCCGCCGCTGAGCAGGAGTCGGTGATTGAGAACGATCTCTACAAAATCGTTTTCACCAACCGCGGCGCGCAGGTCAAGTCGTGGGTGCTGAAGAAGTACCACGACGAGCACGGCCGCCCGCTCGAACTCGTGCATGAGGCCGCCGCGCAGCAGTTCGGTTATCCGCTCTCCCTGTGGACCTACGACGAAGCGCTGCGCAAGAAACTCGCTTCTGCGCTCTACGTCAGCAGCAGCGCCGCCACCCTGCACGCGCCCGCCGACATCAGCTTCGAGTATTCCGATGCCGACATCACCGTCCGCAAGAGCTTCCACTTCGACCACTCCTACGTGGTGAAGATCGATACCGCGGTCACGCAGAACGGCCAGCCGGTGCGCGCGTTTCCTGCATGGCCCGCCGGCTTCGGCGATCAGGCCACGCCCGCCTCCTACGCCTCGGCGACCGTTGATCTCTACGCCGGCGAGGCCAACTGGCACGGCGGCGAGAAAGTCGTGCGCCAGGCCATCAAGAAAATCAGCAGCGGCGCCACCTTCAACGGTCCCTTCGCCTGGGCCACTGCCGCCGACCAGTATTTCGCCGCCGTTTTCTTGCCGGAAGATCCCAAGACCGCCGTCCTGGTCACGCTGCGCAACGCGATCGAAATTCCCAAGGACCCCGCCAAGCCCGAAGGCGACAAAATCAAGCAAGAGGTGGTCGGCGCCGCCGTCGGCAGTGCGACCGGCGCCACCAGCGAGCGCCTCTTCGCCGGACCGAAGAACCTCGACGTGCTGCAGTCCGTCAAGGCTGCCGCGCTGCCCGGCCAGCAATCCACCACGCTGGAAAGCGTAGTGGACTTCGGCACCTATCTCGGCTTCATCGCCAAGCCCCTCTTCCTGTGGTTGCGCTGGACCTACCACCACTGGGTCGCCAACTGGGGATGGTCGATCATCATCCTCACCGTCATCATCAACATCGTGGTCTTCCCGCTCCGGCTCACCAGCATGAAGTCGGCGCTGAAGATGCAGAAGCTCCAGCCCCAGGTCAACGCCATCAAGAAGAAGTACGAAAAGTTCTCCATGCGCGATCCGCGCAAGCAGGAGATGAACCAGGAGATTGCCGCGCTCTTCAAGCGCGAGGGCGCCAGCCCCATGGGCGGCTGCATTCCCATGCTCATCCAGTTCCCCTTCCTGGTGGCCTTCTATTCCATGCTGGGCAGCGCCATCGAGTTGCGGCACGCGCAGTTTCTCTGGCTGCACGACCTTTCTGCGCCCGACCCGAAATTCATTCTGCCCGTCCTCATCGTCGTCACCACGCTGGTGGTGCAGAAGATGACGCCGCAGGCCGGCATGGATCCGGCGCAGCAAAAAGTCATGACCCTGATGATGCCGGTGATGCTCGGCTTCATCTCCTGGAACTTACCTTCGGGACTGTGCACCTACTGGGTGATGGGCAACGTGGTCTCGATCATCCAGCAGGTGTGGATGAACAACACGCACTTCGGCCGGGAAATGCGCGCCGAAGCCGAAAAACGCGCCCGCAAGAAGGGCCTGCCCGCAAAGACGTAGTCCGTAGCTGGGAGCTTGGTAGCTCGGCATCGGACTAAGCATGTTGCTGGAGGTTCTCACTTTGTCGATATCTCGTTGCGCGGGTCGCTTGCGCCCTTAGGATCACCGCGATCGCAGCCCCGCAGGGGCGCACGCCGGTAGCCCAGGACGCCAGTCCTGGGTACGCTGATTGTTTTCGATCGGAGTCCCGTAGGTGTCTGTGTCATAGCTCGATTTCGCGCGTTGCAGTGGTCCAAAAGCGAACCGAAACCAGCCGCGGAGCGGCGAAATTCGTTAGCCCAGCGCGGCAGCGCTGGGTAAAGTGGACCAAAAAGCGAAAAGCGTGAGCGCCAGCGGCGCGGCACGGCTATGACGCAGACACCGTAGGGACGGCGCGAACAAGCCTCCGGCTTGAGCGGAGGCCATCGGCCATCGACCATCGACCGTCGACCGTGTTAAAACATTCACCATGCCCCTCGCGGACAAAGTCGTCTCCGCCAAAAAAATTGAAGGCTTTCTCCGCGCCACCATCGTCAAGGGCGGATTCAAGCTGAAGTACCGCATCACCGTGGACCCGCCCCTGCCCGAGGAGCGCGACTGGGAGCGCCCCGACATCCTGGTCGAACTTTCCGGTCCCGACAGCGACCTGCTGTTGGAGCGCGGCGGCGAACTGCTGCGCTCGCTCGAGCACCTTGCCCTGGAAATGCTGCGCCTCGGCCGCGAGGAGCACGACCGCGTCAGCTTCGATTGCCGCGGATTCCGCGCCATGCGCATCCAGGAACTGCGCCTCGCCGCCGATGTTGCCGCCGAGCGCGTCCGCAAGAGCGGTGCACCCTACGAATTCGGCCCCATGACCTCGCGCGAGCGCCGCATCGTCCACCTCGCCCTCCGCGACCATGCCGACCTGCGCACCGAAAGCGCCGGCGAAGCCGCCTTCCGCCACGTCGTCCTCTACCCCAAGGACTACAAGGCCCGCCCCGCCGCCCCGCCCCGCTTCGGCCGCCGAAGATAGTTTCGCTGATGAACGCGGATCAACGCAGAGCAAACGAATTCATGTGATGTCATCCTGAGCGAGGCATCGCCGCTTTTTGCGATGCCGAGTCGAAGTACCCCTACCCTTGTACTCACATATGTGGGCTGATGACTGCTTGGGTCGCCGTCGCCGGCGCCTGCAACACTTCACCGACCTTGCGTTTGCTCGGTACTCGGTACTAAGTACTCGGTACTGCTTCACAACTCGCTTGCAACTGGAAACTAGAAACTCGAAACTAGAAACTTGCATTTAGACGACACCATCGTCGCCATCTCCACTCCGCCCGGCCGCGGCGGGCTGGGCGTGGTCCGCCTCGCCGGCCCCGATGCCCGTTCCATCGCCGCGCCCCTGCTGCGCCTCAGGAGCGACCTGGAACCCAACCGCGCCCTCTTCGGCGAGCTCATCGAGCCCGGCACGCAACAACGCATCGACGAAGTGGTAGTCACCTTCTTCCAGAAGCCGCACTCCTACACCACCGACGACATTGTCGAAATCTCCGCCCACGGCTCACCTGTCGTGTTACGACATATTGTCGAGCTCGCCCTGGCCCGCGGCGCCCGCCTCGCCGACCCCGGCGAGTTCACCATGCGCGCCTTCCTCAACGGCCGCCTCGACCTTACCCAGGCCGAAGCCGTGCGCGACCTGATTGACTCGCAAACCCTCTACCAGGCGCGCGTTGCGGCGCAGCAGCTCGGCGGCGCGCTCTCCCACCGCCTCGCGCCCATCAAGCAGAAGTTGGTCGAGTTGATTGCCACCCTTGAAGCCGGCGTGGACTTCGCCGAAGACGACGTCTCCGTCATGCCCGGCCCGCAGATCTTCGCCGGTATCGACTCGGTCGCCGCTCCCCTGCGCGAGCTCTGCCGCTCCTTCGCCTACGGCAAGCTGGTGCATGAAGGCCTGACGCTCGCCATCGTCGGCCGCCCCAACGTCGGCAAGTCTTCGCTGTTCAACCGGCTGGTGGAGCGCGAGCGCGCCATCGTGACCGCCGCGCCCGGCACCACGCGCGATTTGGTCACCGAAACCGTGGCCATCGGCGGCATCCCCGTTCACCTGGTGGACACCGCCGGCATCCGCCAGGCGCAGAATGAAGCCGAAGCCGAAGCCGAATCCATCGGCATCCGCAAATCTTGGGAGGCCCTCGCCGACGCCGACCTCGTGCTCGTCGTCACCGACGCCTCCCAGCCCCTCACCCGCGAAGACCGCGAACTGATCGAACAGGTCAGCGGGCGCACTGCCATCGTGGTGGCCAACAAATCCGATCTGGTCGACCGTCGACCGTCGACCGTCGACGTCCAAGATCACCCGATCACCCGATCGCCGGATCACCCGATGTTGCCCACCTCCGCGCTCACGGGTACCGGCATCGCCGAGCTGCGTGCCGAAATCCTGCAGCGGATGAGCGGCGGCGC is a window encoding:
- the rpmH gene encoding 50S ribosomal protein L34 yields the protein MPKRTFQPNRRRRSKTHGFRSRMKTKSGQAVLSRRRAKGRKRVSVKPGFRE
- the rnpA gene encoding ribonuclease P protein component, encoding MSRKLAPRFPKASKLLRHADFQRVYKQGRRHFAAHMTVFYLRREEDDGAGPRVGFTVGRVLGGAVQRNRIKRRLREAVRHHLASLALAVDVVINPKKSALVAEFSVLHDEVARAFEVIAGRESRA
- the yidD gene encoding membrane protein insertion efficiency factor YidD, whose amino-acid sequence is MKRALLLTIRLYQRLLSPLLLPACRYVPTCSQYAHEAVARHGSAKGAMLAAWRLLRCHPFSRGGYDPVPPDATLHDPAFITRLNVATRFAFLNDATHAFRARRDTRIPEGCNDNSPALQCRVAGTIRPQVP
- the yidC gene encoding membrane protein insertase YidC, which translates into the protein MQNPQQDPGMERRLLLVFVLTFAVLLISQPLLMKYLKPQQPAPEQKPAVTQPAATPAPAPPAAAPAAKAKAKAKPAAPAATRQAAAEQESVIENDLYKIVFTNRGAQVKSWVLKKYHDEHGRPLELVHEAAAQQFGYPLSLWTYDEALRKKLASALYVSSSAATLHAPADISFEYSDADITVRKSFHFDHSYVVKIDTAVTQNGQPVRAFPAWPAGFGDQATPASYASATVDLYAGEANWHGGEKVVRQAIKKISSGATFNGPFAWATAADQYFAAVFLPEDPKTAVLVTLRNAIEIPKDPAKPEGDKIKQEVVGAAVGSATGATSERLFAGPKNLDVLQSVKAAALPGQQSTTLESVVDFGTYLGFIAKPLFLWLRWTYHHWVANWGWSIIILTVIINIVVFPLRLTSMKSALKMQKLQPQVNAIKKKYEKFSMRDPRKQEMNQEIAALFKREGASPMGGCIPMLIQFPFLVAFYSMLGSAIELRHAQFLWLHDLSAPDPKFILPVLIVVTTLVVQKMTPQAGMDPAQQKVMTLMMPVMLGFISWNLPSGLCTYWVMGNVVSIIQQVWMNNTHFGREMRAEAEKRARKKGLPAKT
- a CDS encoding single-stranded DNA-binding protein gives rise to the protein MPLADKVVSAKKIEGFLRATIVKGGFKLKYRITVDPPLPEERDWERPDILVELSGPDSDLLLERGGELLRSLEHLALEMLRLGREEHDRVSFDCRGFRAMRIQELRLAADVAAERVRKSGAPYEFGPMTSRERRIVHLALRDHADLRTESAGEAAFRHVVLYPKDYKARPAAPPRFGRRR
- the mnmE gene encoding tRNA uridine-5-carboxymethylaminomethyl(34) synthesis GTPase MnmE — protein: MHLDDTIVAISTPPGRGGLGVVRLAGPDARSIAAPLLRLRSDLEPNRALFGELIEPGTQQRIDEVVVTFFQKPHSYTTDDIVEISAHGSPVVLRHIVELALARGARLADPGEFTMRAFLNGRLDLTQAEAVRDLIDSQTLYQARVAAQQLGGALSHRLAPIKQKLVELIATLEAGVDFAEDDVSVMPGPQIFAGIDSVAAPLRELCRSFAYGKLVHEGLTLAIVGRPNVGKSSLFNRLVERERAIVTAAPGTTRDLVTETVAIGGIPVHLVDTAGIRQAQNEAEAEAESIGIRKSWEALADADLVLVVTDASQPLTREDRELIEQVSGRTAIVVANKSDLVDRRPSTVDVQDHPITRSPDHPMLPTSALTGTGIAELRAEILQRMSGGAPQQETAFLTNLRQQKLVEDSLTALAAATRAVESNTPHEMLLLDLYGALRPLDEITGATTTDDILNLIFSTFCIGK